One Micavibrio aeruginosavorus ARL-13 genomic window carries:
- a CDS encoding AsmA family protein — MSKRSKGKFFLRLLMVFAVAIAVSLGALYLLGGDKATLRAGLEGNLSQASGYDVRIGTLNNASFFPFLEIDIADVRFHQAVPGVVIDAGRVRAPGRVDAVTEKPMPGPVVATIDSARLKVSFGDLILSRTRFRVLDINGIRVDRATTGYRAIALDRVGIDADQSALVIAGTYGDDAVSARLDMHNDGSANSPIWRVADDAVLTASVGAVSLQTGFDTGLLGGAVLNITQFGLAGHPATGAVKIGRHNGGLRLAGEPELTLGGVKIAPDITFGDTSEHAARVHGTVRVSGADAAATELADLYAALAALATPIPGTQAAEKAALFWGDALDHIQVNENEMADESVSLRTSAFLKILQSAPAESAP, encoded by the coding sequence ATGAGTAAGCGATCAAAGGGCAAGTTTTTCCTGCGCTTGCTTATGGTGTTTGCGGTGGCCATCGCGGTCAGCCTTGGCGCGCTTTACCTGTTGGGTGGGGACAAGGCGACGCTGCGCGCCGGGCTGGAGGGCAATTTGTCCCAGGCCAGTGGTTATGATGTGCGGATTGGTACGCTGAATAACGCATCCTTCTTCCCGTTTCTTGAAATTGATATTGCCGATGTGCGGTTTCATCAGGCCGTTCCCGGTGTGGTGATTGATGCGGGTCGCGTGCGGGCGCCGGGCCGTGTTGACGCCGTGACCGAAAAACCCATGCCCGGGCCGGTGGTGGCCACAATCGATTCCGCCCGTTTGAAAGTCAGTTTTGGTGATTTGATCCTGTCGCGCACGCGGTTTCGTGTGCTGGATATCAACGGCATTCGCGTCGATCGGGCCACGACGGGGTATCGTGCGATTGCGCTGGACCGTGTGGGGATTGATGCGGACCAATCGGCGCTGGTGATAGCGGGAACATATGGCGATGACGCTGTTTCAGCTCGTCTGGACATGCATAATGACGGCAGCGCGAATTCCCCGATCTGGCGGGTGGCGGATGATGCGGTTTTGACGGCATCGGTGGGGGCTGTGTCCTTGCAAACCGGGTTTGATACGGGGTTGCTGGGGGGCGCGGTACTCAACATTACCCAATTTGGATTGGCCGGGCATCCGGCGACGGGCGCGGTGAAAATCGGACGGCATAATGGGGGGCTGCGCCTGGCGGGTGAACCGGAATTGACGCTGGGTGGCGTAAAAATCGCGCCCGATATTACCTTTGGCGATACGTCCGAGCATGCGGCCCGGGTCCACGGTACGGTCCGCGTCTCCGGTGCGGATGCGGCGGCGACGGAGTTGGCGGACCTGTATGCGGCGTTGGCCGCGCTGGCCACGCCCATTCCGGGCACACAGGCGGCGGAAAAAGCGGCCTTGTTCTGGGGTGATGCGCTGGATCATATTCAGGTGAACGAGAATGAAATGGCCGATGAATCGGTTTCCCTGCGCACCAGCGCATTCCTGAAAATTTTGCAATCGGCACCGGCGGAATCCGCGCCATGA
- a CDS encoding Do family serine endopeptidase has product MTRFIASLLAVLCLSAPALAQDIPRLVPQSQAQMNLSFAPLVQKVAPAVVNIYTSRTITRRAHPFMSDPFFEQFFGDAFPYSGGGLTRQKVENALGSGVIVDAAGVVITNVHVIDGADEIRVVLADGREFPARVSVRDEPSDIAVLRVDAEGEKLPFAPLRASETAQVGDLVLAIGNPFGVGQTVTSGIISALARSSLNINDFNFFIQTDAAINPGNSGGPLVAMDGGVIGINTAIYSRDGGSLGIGFAVPSEMVMSVMDAEENAVDGSRSVVRPWLGITAQSVTADIAESLGLDRPAGVLVAKLHTASPLHKAGVKAGDLIVAVNGHAIADPSEMKYRMATTKIGGKADMTIMRQGKTRDVKVAAIAPPDEPARKKQLIKGENPLSGATLVNMNPAVVAELGFGDASDDHAGVVVIGVEDRSIATRFVRPGDKLVEVNGVAIETTDDARQALSRAGRGGIWAITLERNGRKQQIVIR; this is encoded by the coding sequence ATGACCCGTTTTATTGCATCCTTGTTGGCTGTCCTTTGTTTGTCCGCCCCGGCTTTGGCGCAGGACATCCCCCGTCTTGTCCCGCAATCACAGGCGCAGATGAATCTCTCTTTTGCCCCGCTGGTGCAAAAGGTGGCCCCGGCGGTGGTGAATATTTATACCAGCCGCACCATCACCCGCCGCGCCCATCCGTTTATGAGCGACCCGTTTTTCGAACAGTTTTTCGGTGATGCGTTTCCGTACTCTGGCGGCGGATTGACGCGGCAGAAGGTTGAAAACGCGCTCGGGTCCGGCGTGATCGTCGATGCCGCCGGTGTGGTGATTACCAACGTTCATGTGATCGACGGGGCGGATGAAATCCGTGTGGTCTTGGCCGATGGGCGGGAGTTTCCGGCGCGCGTCAGCGTGCGGGATGAACCCTCCGACATTGCGGTTTTGCGCGTCGATGCAGAGGGTGAAAAACTGCCCTTCGCGCCGTTGCGGGCCAGTGAAACGGCGCAGGTGGGGGATCTGGTTCTGGCCATTGGCAATCCGTTTGGTGTGGGCCAGACAGTGACCAGCGGTATTATTTCCGCTTTGGCGCGGTCCAGCCTGAACATCAATGATTTCAATTTCTTTATCCAGACCGACGCAGCGATTAACCCCGGCAATTCCGGTGGGCCGCTGGTGGCGATGGATGGTGGTGTAATTGGCATTAACACGGCGATTTATTCCCGCGATGGCGGGTCGCTGGGCATTGGCTTCGCCGTGCCCTCCGAAATGGTGATGAGCGTGATGGATGCCGAAGAAAACGCCGTCGATGGCAGCCGCAGTGTGGTGCGCCCGTGGCTGGGGATTACGGCGCAAAGCGTAACAGCGGATATTGCAGAATCTCTCGGCCTCGATCGTCCGGCGGGTGTTCTGGTCGCCAAATTGCATACCGCCAGCCCGTTGCACAAAGCTGGTGTGAAGGCAGGCGATTTAATCGTGGCGGTCAATGGCCACGCAATCGCCGATCCATCGGAAATGAAATACCGCATGGCGACAACCAAAATTGGCGGCAAGGCCGACATGACGATTATGCGTCAGGGCAAGACGCGTGATGTGAAGGTGGCCGCCATTGCGCCACCGGATGAACCGGCCCGCAAAAAACAATTGATCAAGGGTGAAAACCCGCTGTCCGGCGCGACTTTGGTCAACATGAATCCGGCGGTGGTGGCCGAGCTGGGCTTCGGCGATGCCAGTGACGATCACGCGGGCGTTGTTGTGATTGGCGTCGAGGATCGCTCCATCGCGACACGCTTCGTCCGCCCCGGCGACAAGCTGGTCGAGGTCAATGGCGTCGCGATTGAAACGACCGATGATGCCAGACAGGCGCTGTCCCGCGCGGGGCGCGGCGGCATCTGGGCCATCACGCTGGAACGCAATGGCCGCAAACAGCAGATTGTTATTCGGTGA
- a CDS encoding replication-associated recombination protein A, whose product MATLFDPAETPESDDSHANGPRPLADLLRPRVLAGIAGQDHLTGPDGAIGRMVANNRIVSMILWGPPGCGKTTLARILAGHTDLHFEQISAIFSGVADLKRVFESARLRRRNGKGTLLFVDEIHRFNKSQQDAFLPVVEDGTITLIGATTENPSFELNAALLSRCQVFVLKRLDDAAIEKLLQAAETHMERVLPLDDGARDALKAMADGDGRYALTMAEQVFAQAREGDVFDIAALTALVNRRAPLYDKKDDGHYNLISALHKSVRGSDADAALYWFCRMLEGGEDPRFIARRITRMAVEDIGLGDPSALTQAVAAWDTYERLGSPEGELALAQALVYMATAPKSNAVYKGYNRAKVVARETGSLAPPAHILNAPTKLMKNLGYGANYAYDHDDPDAFSGQNYFPDGMAREIFYNPVERGFERELRKRVDYWAKLRARKNAEGEE is encoded by the coding sequence ATGGCCACCTTGTTTGACCCCGCTGAAACCCCGGAATCCGACGATTCCCATGCCAATGGCCCCCGGCCTTTGGCCGATTTGTTGCGCCCGCGCGTCTTGGCGGGTATTGCGGGGCAGGACCATTTAACCGGGCCGGACGGGGCCATCGGGCGGATGGTGGCCAATAACCGGATTGTGTCGATGATTTTGTGGGGGCCGCCGGGCTGTGGCAAGACTACGCTGGCGCGCATTCTGGCCGGACATACCGATCTGCATTTCGAACAAATCTCGGCCATCTTCTCCGGCGTTGCCGATCTGAAGCGCGTGTTTGAATCTGCGCGTCTGCGTCGCCGCAACGGCAAGGGTACACTGTTGTTTGTCGATGAAATTCATCGTTTCAATAAATCGCAGCAAGATGCGTTCCTGCCCGTGGTGGAAGATGGAACGATCACGTTGATCGGCGCGACCACGGAAAATCCATCCTTTGAATTGAATGCGGCATTGTTGTCGCGGTGTCAGGTGTTCGTCCTGAAACGTCTGGACGATGCAGCGATTGAAAAATTATTGCAGGCGGCGGAAACCCATATGGAACGGGTGTTGCCGCTGGATGATGGCGCGCGCGATGCGTTGAAAGCCATGGCCGATGGCGATGGGCGCTATGCCCTGACCATGGCGGAGCAAGTGTTTGCGCAAGCCCGCGAAGGTGATGTGTTTGACATTGCCGCATTGACCGCCTTGGTCAATCGCCGTGCGCCGTTGTACGATAAAAAAGATGACGGGCATTACAATTTGATCAGCGCACTGCATAAATCCGTGCGTGGATCGGATGCGGATGCGGCGCTGTATTGGTTCTGCCGTATGCTGGAGGGGGGCGAGGACCCGCGGTTTATCGCGCGCCGCATCACCCGCATGGCGGTGGAAGATATTGGCCTGGGTGACCCCAGTGCACTGACCCAGGCCGTGGCCGCATGGGATACCTATGAACGGCTGGGCAGTCCGGAAGGGGAATTGGCGTTGGCACAAGCCTTGGTCTATATGGCCACCGCGCCGAAATCGAACGCCGTATATAAGGGCTATAACCGTGCCAAAGTGGTGGCGCGGGAGACCGGGTCGCTGGCCCCGCCGGCGCATATTCTGAACGCGCCGACCAAATTGATGAAAAATCTGGGGTACGGGGCGAATTATGCCTATGACCACGATGATCCGGATGCTTTTTCCGGCCAAAACTATTTTCCTGACGGCATGGCGCGCGAAATCTTCTATAATCCTGTCGAACGCGGATTTGAACGTGAATTGCGCAAACGGGTCGATTATTGGGCCAAATTGCGCGCGCGGAAAAATGCGGAAGGCGAAGAATAA
- the crcB gene encoding fluoride efflux transporter CrcB, whose translation MQTILAIAAGGAIGSVLRHMLNNGVAVLVPSGFPWGILACNVIGSTLMGVLVGLFALSAEASAPWRAFLMVGVLGGFTTFSAFSADTILLWERGAFGQAALYVALSVGLSLAGLVAGLACVRGILS comes from the coding sequence ATGCAGACCATTCTGGCGATTGCCGCAGGCGGCGCGATTGGATCGGTTCTGCGCCATATGTTGAATAATGGCGTGGCGGTTCTGGTGCCATCCGGATTTCCGTGGGGCATTCTGGCGTGCAATGTCATCGGATCGACATTGATGGGTGTTTTGGTTGGTTTGTTTGCCTTGTCCGCCGAAGCCTCTGCGCCATGGCGGGCGTTTTTAATGGTTGGGGTTTTGGGCGGATTTACGACATTCTCCGCTTTCTCTGCCGATACGATTTTGTTGTGGGAGCGTGGCGCATTCGGCCAAGCGGCGTTGTATGTCGCGCTCTCCGTTGGTTTATCGCTGGCCGGGCTTGTCGCCGGGTTGGCCTGTGTACGAGGAATTCTGTCATGA
- the mutL gene encoding DNA mismatch repair endonuclease MutL gives MRIRHLPETLVNQIAAGEVIERPAAAVKELVENAIDAGATSVAIDLRDGGKSLIRISDNGIGMNHDELIACLDRHATSKLKGDDLLNIFTLGFRGEALPSIGAVSRLSIASRARETPNEAWEIKVEGGRKDAPIPSAHPEGTRVEVRDLFYATPARLKFLKGDKAEYAAVKDTVMRLAMAFPAIGFRLTHNDALSLSLPAATQGDLWDQRRERLSALLGADFAANTVAIEAERDGVKLEGYAGLPTWSRGTSQNQYLFVNGRPVRDKLLQGAMRGAYADLLPGDRHAVAVLFLDLPPTEVDINVHPAKAEVRFRDSAGVRGLLVGSIRHTMMQKAGQGSATTLSDRTLAALQSTTSNAPHTPSYGTGNLAYSYTPAPSYGLAERAYENYRPLSTLQPAARSETAPTIAALQDQDFPLGAARAQIHENYIIAQTANGMVIIDQHAAHERLTYERFKAQVMEAGQIESQGLLVPEIITPDDTDIARLMEAAEQLDQLGLRIEPFGPDAVAVQAVPALLSGRAEISRLVRDICDELAEQGSTQGLEDRINALLSTMACHGSVRSGRVLNVDEMNALLRQMEATPKSGQCNHGRPTYITLGLKDIERLFGRT, from the coding sequence ATGCGCATTCGTCATTTGCCAGAAACACTGGTCAACCAGATCGCCGCCGGTGAGGTCATCGAGCGGCCCGCCGCCGCTGTCAAGGAACTGGTCGAAAACGCCATTGATGCCGGCGCAACCTCGGTCGCCATCGATTTGCGCGATGGCGGTAAAAGCCTGATCCGCATCAGTGATAACGGCATCGGCATGAATCATGACGAACTGATCGCCTGCCTCGACCGCCACGCTACATCGAAATTAAAGGGCGATGACCTACTGAATATCTTCACGCTGGGTTTTCGCGGCGAAGCCCTGCCCTCCATCGGCGCGGTCAGCCGCCTGAGCATCGCCAGCCGCGCGCGCGAAACCCCGAACGAAGCCTGGGAAATTAAAGTTGAAGGCGGTCGTAAAGACGCCCCCATCCCCAGCGCCCACCCGGAAGGCACCCGCGTCGAAGTGCGCGATTTGTTTTACGCCACGCCCGCCCGCCTGAAATTCCTGAAAGGGGATAAGGCCGAATACGCCGCGGTAAAAGACACCGTGATGCGCCTGGCCATGGCGTTTCCGGCCATTGGCTTCCGCCTGACCCATAACGACGCACTCAGCCTGTCTTTACCCGCCGCAACGCAAGGTGATTTGTGGGACCAGCGGCGCGAACGGCTGTCCGCGTTGCTTGGCGCTGACTTCGCCGCCAATACGGTGGCGATTGAAGCCGAACGCGACGGTGTAAAACTGGAAGGTTATGCCGGCCTGCCGACATGGTCGCGCGGGACATCACAAAACCAATATCTGTTCGTCAATGGCCGCCCGGTGCGCGACAAGTTGCTTCAGGGTGCGATGCGCGGGGCCTATGCCGATTTGCTGCCCGGTGATCGTCATGCTGTCGCTGTGCTGTTCCTCGACCTGCCGCCCACCGAAGTGGACATCAACGTCCACCCGGCGAAGGCCGAGGTACGGTTCCGTGATTCCGCCGGGGTGCGTGGCTTGCTGGTCGGGTCCATCCGTCACACGATGATGCAGAAAGCGGGTCAGGGATCGGCCACAACATTATCCGACCGTACCCTGGCCGCATTACAATCCACCACCAGCAACGCACCGCATACGCCATCCTATGGCACGGGAAATCTGGCTTATTCCTACACACCGGCCCCCTCCTACGGACTGGCGGAACGCGCGTATGAAAATTACCGTCCTTTAAGCACCCTGCAACCCGCTGCGCGATCCGAAACCGCGCCAACCATTGCGGCACTTCAGGATCAGGATTTCCCACTGGGTGCCGCGCGCGCGCAGATCCATGAAAATTACATCATTGCCCAGACCGCAAACGGCATGGTGATTATCGACCAACACGCCGCGCATGAACGCCTGACCTATGAACGGTTTAAGGCGCAGGTGATGGAGGCGGGCCAGATTGAATCCCAAGGATTACTGGTTCCCGAAATCATCACACCGGACGATACCGATATCGCGCGGCTGATGGAGGCGGCGGAGCAACTGGACCAACTCGGCCTGCGCATTGAACCGTTCGGCCCGGATGCCGTGGCGGTACAGGCCGTGCCCGCCTTGTTATCGGGCCGCGCGGAAATTTCCCGTCTGGTGCGTGATATTTGTGACGAGCTGGCCGAACAGGGCAGCACACAAGGGTTGGAAGACCGCATCAACGCCCTGCTCTCCACCATGGCCTGTCACGGGTCGGTGCGATCAGGCCGGGTCTTGAATGTCGATGAAATGAATGCCCTGCTGCGCCAGATGGAAGCCACGCCGAAATCCGGCCAGTGCAATCATGGCCGCCCGACCTATATTACTTTAGGATTAAAAGACATCGAACGGCTGTTTGGGAGAACGTGA
- a CDS encoding ATP12 family chaperone protein, which translates to MKRFYKLVTSQAEPAGGFSIRLDGKPVKTPSGQMVVAPVSALADGIVAEWAAQGENIVPDTMPLTQILITAIDRVAGERKTMTDMVAVYLDTDLLCYQTEDPPELSAQQNAAWAPARDWFARVSGVALIVTPGLSAIRQPEAAHKYVRQAMDAMDLYQFTVFQLVTVVSGSIVLGLAFMDGAVTPDDVFIAANVEDLYRAEIYNEALYGPAPHQEKQRTTMRADLNAARDFLDRLKS; encoded by the coding sequence ATGAAACGTTTTTATAAACTTGTGACATCACAGGCCGAGCCGGCAGGTGGGTTTTCCATCCGTCTGGATGGAAAACCAGTGAAGACACCATCGGGCCAGATGGTTGTGGCACCGGTGTCTGCGTTGGCCGATGGGATTGTGGCGGAATGGGCGGCGCAGGGGGAGAACATCGTTCCCGATACCATGCCGTTGACGCAAATCCTGATCACCGCGATTGATCGTGTGGCGGGCGAGCGCAAAACCATGACCGATATGGTGGCCGTGTATCTGGATACGGATTTGCTGTGCTACCAAACCGAGGACCCGCCGGAACTGTCCGCGCAACAGAATGCGGCGTGGGCCCCGGCGCGCGATTGGTTTGCACGCGTATCGGGTGTGGCGTTGATCGTAACGCCGGGCCTGTCCGCCATCCGCCAGCCAGAGGCAGCCCATAAATACGTGCGTCAGGCCATGGATGCCATGGACCTGTATCAATTCACCGTGTTCCAGTTGGTGACGGTGGTATCGGGATCGATTGTTCTGGGGCTGGCCTTTATGGATGGGGCCGTGACGCCAGATGATGTTTTCATCGCCGCGAATGTCGAAGATTTATACCGTGCCGAGATTTATAACGAAGCTTTGTATGGCCCCGCCCCGCATCAGGAAAAGCAGCGTACGACGATGCGGGCGGATTTAAACGCGGCGCGTGATTTTCTGGATCGCTTGAAGTCTTGA
- a CDS encoding pentapeptide repeat-containing protein, translated as MSTGLQKLTQSELDEIIRKHMRFISGIRGGARAVVKFKDLSGLHFRKGDLSQADFTGSILINANMSNATFKGVSFFACDMRGANLENACFARADFRGATVVGANLTGADFEKADMREGVILERNPTNKTLSGSINNSKAKTIFSGSRLSETNLSGASANYADFSDADLSGVIVNDADFSHANFEGANLSGADFTGSNLKNANMKSSIISGTKLDEAETAGLNMDDALTEDRMGSKLEALGKTLEQLLEEHTAWIATAGKSGTRLDLSGYDLRHVLNLKKFSLTAVKAVGANFLNQDLQGASLQSAVMDRADFRDTKLANADFRGTSLKNGLFSRANLVGANLSPLIFPNPDGSKRLQRVNLSGANLRYAILSNAVLADCLLVGADLSYAVMHDCDLRRADLTGAILDNADFHGALLNDVISDRKLG; from the coding sequence TCAGCGGCATACGCGGCGGCGCACGTGCCGTTGTGAAATTCAAGGATCTGTCGGGCCTGCATTTCCGCAAGGGCGATTTATCACAAGCTGACTTCACCGGGTCCATCCTGATCAACGCCAACATGTCGAATGCCACATTCAAGGGTGTGTCATTTTTTGCCTGTGACATGCGTGGGGCCAATTTGGAAAACGCCTGTTTCGCACGGGCGGATTTCCGAGGGGCCACCGTTGTCGGCGCGAACTTGACCGGGGCCGATTTTGAAAAGGCCGATATGCGCGAAGGCGTCATCCTGGAACGCAACCCGACAAACAAAACATTGTCGGGCAGCATCAACAATTCCAAAGCCAAAACGATTTTCAGCGGATCGCGTTTGTCCGAAACAAACCTGTCCGGGGCCAGTGCGAATTATGCTGACTTTTCCGACGCCGATTTGTCAGGTGTCATCGTCAACGACGCCGACTTTTCCCACGCGAATTTCGAGGGTGCCAACCTGTCCGGTGCGGACTTTACAGGGTCAAACCTGAAAAACGCCAACATGAAATCATCCATTATTTCCGGCACAAAGCTGGACGAAGCCGAAACGGCCGGCCTGAATATGGATGACGCCCTGACCGAAGATCGCATGGGCAGCAAGCTGGAAGCGCTTGGAAAAACGCTGGAACAATTGCTGGAAGAACACACGGCATGGATTGCAACGGCGGGAAAATCGGGCACGCGGCTGGATTTATCCGGTTATGATTTGCGCCATGTTTTGAATTTGAAAAAATTCTCGCTCACCGCCGTGAAGGCCGTTGGGGCCAACTTCCTGAACCAGGATTTGCAAGGGGCCAGCCTGCAAAGCGCGGTGATGGACCGCGCCGATTTCCGTGACACCAAATTGGCCAATGCCGATTTCCGTGGCACGTCGTTGAAGAACGGGTTGTTTTCCCGCGCCAATCTGGTCGGGGCGAATTTGTCGCCGCTGATCTTCCCCAACCCGGATGGGTCGAAACGGTTACAACGGGTCAATTTGTCCGGGGCCAATCTGCGCTATGCGATTCTCAGCAATGCCGTGCTGGCCGATTGCCTGCTGGTCGGGGCCGATTTGTCCTATGCCGTTATGCATGATTGCGATTTACGCCGGGCCGATTTAACCGGCGCGATTCTGGATAATGCCGATTTCCACGGCGCCCTGCTGAATGACGTCATCAGCGACCGCAAACTGGGGTAA
- a CDS encoding acyltransferase family protein gives MISAPAYPKDLPVLTSLRFFAAMVVVIHHFRYFTPFDPLAYTGFLHEGYLAVDFFFILSGFILTHVYGPEWRAGNMRVRDFVARRFARIYPLHFVTLLFMVVVALTPFRFGPVGLWPGEFPLLSLLNNFLMIQSWGMEGGLTFNVPSWSIAAEWFAYLSFPLVLPVMMGLRPGRALLVVAGLYGYVWLMSFGMDPTRPFTTYSFDCSILRVMPDFILGIALYRWSATRPVSGAAGVQLFAAACLAVALMHVRAPDIVLIPIFCWMIRLGADMSRVPEGQAPAAQSGWLAHKSAIWLGDISYALYMVHYPVMVVVLLGAHMVLPGDLYAGLFPVLALAVVMVSLALSAFLYRILEVPARRSVYAILMAKPPLRRAPDHPK, from the coding sequence ATGATCAGCGCCCCGGCCTATCCGAAAGATTTGCCTGTATTGACCAGCTTGCGGTTCTTCGCCGCGATGGTCGTTGTGATCCATCATTTTCGTTATTTTACGCCGTTTGATCCGTTGGCCTATACGGGTTTTCTGCATGAAGGTTATCTGGCGGTTGATTTCTTTTTCATCCTGAGCGGTTTTATCCTGACCCATGTTTACGGGCCGGAATGGCGGGCGGGGAACATGCGGGTGCGGGATTTTGTCGCACGGCGTTTTGCGCGCATCTATCCGCTACATTTCGTGACCTTGCTGTTTATGGTCGTTGTTGCATTGACGCCGTTCCGTTTTGGACCCGTGGGGCTGTGGCCCGGCGAGTTTCCGCTTCTGTCATTGCTGAACAATTTTTTGATGATTCAAAGTTGGGGGATGGAAGGTGGATTAACATTTAATGTGCCGTCCTGGTCGATTGCGGCTGAATGGTTTGCATACCTGTCTTTTCCTCTGGTTTTGCCTGTCATGATGGGGTTGCGGCCCGGGCGAGCGTTGCTTGTTGTTGCCGGGTTGTATGGATATGTGTGGTTGATGTCCTTTGGTATGGATCCAACGCGCCCCTTTACGACATACAGTTTTGATTGTTCGATCTTGCGGGTTATGCCGGATTTTATTCTGGGTATTGCTTTGTACCGCTGGTCTGCAACCCGCCCTGTTTCAGGGGCTGCCGGGGTTCAGCTTTTTGCGGCGGCTTGTCTGGCTGTTGCGCTGATGCACGTGCGGGCGCCTGACATTGTTTTGATCCCGATTTTTTGCTGGATGATCCGTTTGGGGGCGGATATGTCGCGGGTGCCAGAGGGGCAGGCCCCTGCGGCACAGTCCGGCTGGCTGGCGCATAAATCTGCGATTTGGTTGGGGGATATTTCCTATGCGCTTTACATGGTGCATTACCCGGTGATGGTTGTTGTCTTGCTGGGGGCGCATATGGTGCTGCCCGGGGATCTGTATGCGGGGTTGTTCCCGGTCCTGGCCTTGGCTGTGGTTATGGTCAGTCTGGCTCTTTCGGCTTTTCTTTACAGAATCCTGGAGGTTCCTGCGCGCCGTTCTGTTTATGCGATCCTGATGGCGAAGCCCCCCTTGAGACGTGCACCCGATCATCCTAAATAA
- a CDS encoding RluA family pseudouridine synthase produces the protein MSDDDQFADDQDLGDVSPDENPSDEKSSGVRQIVVEMGDDGQRLDRWLKKYAPDLPYALVQKLMRKGQIRVDGGRVKTDTRLNAGQTVRLPPATTASAGKTDIWFRPHPGDADLIRSMVIYDDGEVIALNKPAGIAVQGGMKIARHIDGLLEHLADRDGVKPKLCHRLDRDTSGVLLLARDRETAKRLGRAFEGRNIRKYYWALTAPAPQMNDGVIDAPLIKGEGPYKDMMIVDAENGKFSRTEFQVIERAGPAAAFVMFWPRTGRTHQIRVHAAEGGFPLIGDEKYGHADPEKDDARINMIHDMNLAPRLHLHAWRIVVPHPTRKGMIEVTAPLADDLRKSWKAFDFRPQIDHDPFADVEI, from the coding sequence ATGAGTGACGACGATCAATTTGCCGACGATCAGGATCTGGGCGATGTGTCCCCTGACGAAAACCCATCAGATGAAAAATCGAGCGGCGTGCGCCAGATCGTCGTTGAAATGGGTGATGATGGCCAGCGTCTGGATCGTTGGTTGAAGAAATACGCGCCGGATCTGCCCTATGCGCTGGTGCAAAAACTGATGCGCAAGGGGCAAATTCGTGTTGATGGCGGGCGTGTGAAAACCGATACCCGTCTGAATGCCGGGCAAACGGTGCGTTTGCCGCCGGCCACGACGGCGTCGGCGGGCAAGACGGATATATGGTTCCGTCCGCATCCGGGCGATGCGGATTTGATCCGGTCCATGGTGATTTATGATGACGGCGAAGTGATTGCGCTGAACAAACCCGCTGGCATCGCGGTGCAGGGCGGCATGAAAATCGCGCGCCACATTGACGGGTTGTTGGAACATCTGGCGGACCGCGACGGCGTGAAGCCGAAATTGTGCCACCGTCTGGACCGCGATACGTCCGGCGTGTTGCTGTTGGCGCGTGATCGCGAAACGGCGAAGCGTCTGGGCCGCGCGTTTGAGGGGCGCAATATCCGCAAATATTACTGGGCTCTGACCGCCCCCGCACCGCAGATGAATGACGGCGTGATTGATGCACCGTTGATCAAGGGTGAGGGTCCGTACAAGGATATGATGATCGTTGATGCCGAAAACGGAAAATTTTCCCGCACGGAATTTCAGGTGATTGAACGCGCTGGCCCCGCTGCCGCGTTTGTGATGTTCTGGCCCCGCACGGGCCGCACGCACCAGATCCGCGTGCACGCGGCGGAGGGTGGCTTCCCTCTGATCGGCGATGAAAAATATGGTCATGCCGATCCGGAGAAGGATGACGCGCGCATCAACATGATCCATGACATGAACCTGGCCCCGCGCTTGCATTTGCATGCCTGGCGGATTGTGGTACCGCACCCGACGCGCAAGGGTATGATCGAGGTGACGGCACCGCTGGCTGATGATCTGCGCAAAAGCTGGAAAGCCTTTGATTTCCGCCCCCAGATCGACCACGATCCCTTTGCTGATGTCGAGATTTAA